DNA from Plutella xylostella chromosome 19, ilPluXylo3.1, whole genome shotgun sequence:
TATTTCagagaaaatattttcttcatCACTATCTGTTTCATTGttattttcattgtttttattctttaaATTCATTGGACGAGTAGaagttttgtaattatttgttccattatgacgaaaaactagtTTTCTGTTTTTAACAGAATTTTTTGGTTGTTCTTCAGCTATTGGTTGCACAGAGATAGATTTAGAAAATCTTTGAGAAGGCAATAGAAAGCTACTTTGAAATCTCTCCTTGAGTGTTGTTGGTTTGTTCACTTCAGCAGTGAGAGTAGCATTACTCTGATTGCAATTGCTTCTGGGGCCAAGactgaaaatatttctgaaaGAGTCATGTTTGAGGCTATTTGTGGAATCTTTGACCATAGTACTGCCCTGAATAGTTTTACGAAACTCTTGCATCTCTGATCTTACAGATTTGGAATCATCACTATTATTTCCAGGTTGTGTGGGTCTTTTGAATGATTTGTGCTTACTGTAACTGCTCTTTTTAGTGACACCGGTTCTGACAGATGTGACATCATTGCTGCTGCATGATGAGTCACTGCCAAGCTCACCTGAATCTACACTTTGCCTTCGTCTTTTCTTTGTGTATGCATCATCTGAGTCGTCACTGGATAATTGTCTTGCATATTTCAtacattgttttaaatatcttctttTTGTCAATTTCTTTCTAATCCGACCTTTAACATATTTGTTGTATGCATCCTTGATATTTTTCATCTCATGTTTGTTAAACTGCATACTTTTTAAAGCTGATACAATGTACTCTGAAGCAGCTACACTCACATTGGAACctgaaatagtaataaatattgattAGTATGATTAACAACTGGAAGAGTTGAGATATGACATACAATTACTCtatatcattataatttataccaaCAAAGTCTCAAGTTAACTCTTGAGGGTTGTAGCTTATTTACAACACCTTATATTTAAGTCTCCACTGGATTGCATTATTGTACTAATAAGtactaataaatattgtaagtgCAGAAGACCTACCTATGCTTATCATAGAAGCAGTAGGTGACACTGCCCGAGTCCTGTCTCTTCCACCTATAACAGAGCTCTGAGCAAACCCACTGCGGCAGAATGATTGCTGAAAGTTCCTTGGGGGTAAATCCAAACTTCTCAAAGACATTGTAGGAGAAGTCTCCCTGTGTGAGAATGCCCCTCTATGACTGAGTGCGCCTCGGAACCCCGGCCTCATACTTTCAAAGTTTGTCGGCATAACTGAGTAATTTCCTTGGAGTGTTCTTTCTAGATTTGATGGTACCACCGAAGTGTTGCTTCGCACTGTCAAGTTACTGTCAAAGTTGGGTCCTTTGAGCCTAAAGACCTGAAAGTAGACAgagaattaataatatatacctaaatatacataaaattatttactacttTCACTGTCATTGTTTTctggtacttaaataaacttaacCCTGGGTTGGTTGGTCATCTCATAAAACGCCAATACATCGTTCATACAAGCGTAAGCATCAATATTCATTATGTAGCTAGTTAGAGGAGTAGTGTTCCTTGGCAAGTAATAACTGTAAACATAAACCCTCTGGCTAGCCAACTAAAAACTTCTTATTTCTAGCACTGTTACTTTGCTGCTGCGGTTGCAATGAATATTCCCCTGAACTTACCCCATTTCCTTTTTGAGATGTAAACATTTCACTAACACAGTCACTATCACTATCAGACATGATGAGTTTATTAATGTACTTATTAGTCACCCACTGCTATTATAtagtaaatgttttatttcaaacaTGCTCGGAAGCGTTTTCATTATTTCAAGAACTTGCACGGTGTACTTAATCTAAAAGcgtctatttttattttgaaaattttcaaGCGCGCTAACATAGCGGGCGAACGTTACTTTTTGCATCTGTCATCATTGATTTAAAAATTGATAATGACTTTTTGATTTATATGGTCTGTGATAGGCGTCATTATTCTGAGGTGTAGTATATTACGGTCTACCTTGTCTATTGCCATTGACAAGAAATAGCacgagttttattttatttttgaagtgCGAGAAGTCATCATATCGTGGACAACACGACAACACTAGACCGAATGAATTTGTGATTGATCATTGAACAGTTGAACACAGAATATGTTATTCGATTTGAAAATTTGAGGTTATGTTTTGGATTTGttcatgaaaaatattttatctaaatgaacaaataaaatatatttatccaaAGAAAGTATTTACTTTCTAAATTAACACCATGTCGTCTTTCATAAGGCTGGCTTTGAGGAAGGTATTACCATCTGGAAATAACCTCAAGATTGCTAATGCTACTTATAGATTCACTGCTACAACACCGTCTAGCAATGATTCGTTGCAATTAACAGATTGGGAAACATTAAACAAGAAGAAAAAGACCAGTAAAGCCATGAAGGCTTACCTAGAAAGAGCAAAGGAACACGACGAGTTTATGACTCGTCAGCGTTTCGAATATGATATTGGCAAGCGACATCTAGCAAACATGATGGGAGAAGATCCAGAGACATTCACCCAGAAAGATGTGGATCGTGCTATAGAATACTTATTCCCCAGTGGTATTTATGACCCAGCCGCGCGCCCGCTCATGAAGCCGCCAGAAGAGATCTTCCCAGCGCGTAAAGCGGCCGAATTCGACGAGGCTGGCCGGCCACATCACTTTCTGTTCTATACATCTAAGCCAAATTTCTTCAAGCTCTTGTACGACACTGTTGAAGAGATCCAGGAAGCTTACCGGTTCGAGGATAATGTTCTGAGGAAAAAGGCAACGCCTGACCCAAATCAGAAGCTGGACTTCAACAGCAGCACCTGGCTCACCAAGGACCAGCTGGAGCGCCTGCTGGTGGAGCCGCTCACCGACGTCGAGTACGACAACTTCAAACTAGCCATGGAGAGACTGGCCTCCCTGCCCTATGCCTACAGACACAAGGAATTCATTGAAAAGTACAGAAAATCATTGGCTTCCCAAAAGTTTGCCTTAGAAATACCCAAGCCAAGCTATGATGATGAGGGCCGAGCATATGTCACAACATATGAATGTCTGAGGAAGAAGGCTAGAGGAGATGTCACCATTCGGTCTCCAGGCACAGGAAAGATCACAATAAATGGCAAGGACTTGACATACTTTAAAGACACTCAACCACGAGAGCAAGTGCTGTTTCCACTGCTATTCACTGACATGCATGAGAGGGTTGATATAGAATGTAATGTTGAGGGTGGAGGGCCTTCAGGTCAGTCGGGTGCTATAAGGTGGGGCATTGCATGGGGCTTGAGGAGTTTTGTTGATGCGGAGATGCTGCAGAAGATGCAAGTGGCGGGGCTGCTGACGCGCGACCACCGGCGCCGCGAGCGGAAGAAGCCGGGCCAGCCTGGGGCCAGGAAAAAGCCAACTTGGAAGAAGAgataatgtgtttttattttgttgaagATACTTTagattttagaataaattaaattaataataaactaaaatgtCTTTTTGTTACCAAAACTAGGATGAttgatcataataaatacaaaattatcaaTATCATACAATAGaaatttatttagaattttCCACGTATCATGTTTTTCTCctgaaatttttattatttgaattTCTTTTGCCACCAATTTTCTTTTTGAACATTTgactttgttccctcctgtctTTCTTGTACAATCTCTTCTTCATTAGTGTCTTCAGTTCCCTTCTATCTTTTTGTACTTCATTTCCACTTGAGTTGAGGAAAAATGCCACTCCCTCtgcaacaataaaattaatcatgAACTATAACTAACTTATccaaaaaatgaaaaatataatacaacaTAAAGGTACCTATAGCTAAACTAGGCActggaagaagaagaatagcTAAACACAGGCTAATCTAGCACAACATTCATCAACCTGAAGAACTTGCGATTTGTGTTAGTGCTCAAAATTCGTTTAtaattacgtttttttttacctaccACCATACTGTAGGGAGTAGAAAGGGACATAGGTATTCTTATTCTAAAatcattcataaattttatggATGAGTGTCTCGAGCTATTTCTATTCATACCTTCTAATCGCTTATCATTTGGTGAAAAGAAGAAGTCCTCTTTCCAGACAGCTTTCACATCTTGAGACTGTTCTGGCTTAGTTTCTGATTTCTCAACCTCATCTTCAGGCTCCGAGTCTGATGAATCATACTGGAAAGGGTTCCTTTCACCTGGTTCTAagggattttttattttggatTCTTTTTTCTTCTCCAGGGGAGTGTAACCATCCTCTTGATCTTGTTTgtctgtaataaaaaaaacttcattaGTCATGAATGTCGTGATCTTGTCCAACATGAGAtgtaatagtacctactttaatattttataactctaagataaaatattacagataaacataaataaatagccATATTGTGACATACAAGAAAGGAAAGCAAACACAGAGATACTTCCTTACCTATGCTACTACCATCTTCCTGTTCTGATGTTTTGAACAAACTTCTCAAACTGAATGTATTGGGCTGTTTAATAGCTTCCTTTAAAGTGTCTGTGACTGTGTAGAACTGTTCTTTCGATACCTCAATCTTCTCAGGCTCTGGTTGGGGAGTTTCTTCTGTCTCTTcacctttgttttttttctttttagattttttggTAAGGTCTTGCTTTTGTTCTTCAACTGGAGCTAGAAACTTGGCATGGTCTGGGTGCATTGGGTCAAACCTGAGCATTCCAAGATTTGATCTGTAAAGCAAACAGTAATGATTAGTCATGAGAAGTGGCACATAGGAAGAGATTGAAGACTGTAGGAACAAGCAATTGGAACCCTCAGCATACAGGTacttatttaagaaaaaaatattcatgtaTTGTCCCTTACCTTGACTTTTTCTTTTCCTTATCAGGGTCAGAAGAATGGGACTTTATAGCTATACCAAGGACATCTTGTAAAATATTCAGCTGTTTAGCTTTCTCATCACTCTGACCAACAGTGATCTCATCATCTTGTTCCTGATGGCCATTGACTGCAGCTTGCTggtcctcatcatcatcatcttcatcattgTCAATGAAGCGTTTGTCCATTACAAAACGCTTGTCTGATTTGAATTTTGATTGAAGTTCCAAAACCTTTGGAGgaataattatacattttacttaCTGTACTGTAACTCATTAATGTACAGAATACATAGTaatgtatactgtatactaTACTCAAATGTTCTATAATTACTAACTTAAATCATGTCTACTAACAATATCTGAGTCTTATTActtgaataaatttaattatattataattaaaatttaataattaaagtgCAACCTGATTACTAGTTCATTcttctgtaaaaaataatttaatcttCCTTATAGCTATAGTAAAACTATTTTACTGCAAAATGTTCCCCTCTTACCTTTTGCCCTTTCTTCCCttcaaattgttctttgattTCAAAGTTGACTTCATTATcactgtcatcatcatcaaacaGAGCCTGGGCTTTGCCCTTGCTATTGGTTGGTTTGTTGTTGGTATTGCTATTTCCATTGACTGTTGAGTAATCTTCTTCGTCATCTGAGAATCTTGTCTTCTTGTTAGCTACTTTGTCCTGAAATCATTAAGATGGtacatttattaataacaaaaacagttCAAGTAATCAATCAtactaaatacatttatatcaaattattttcaatttatgtTTTGAATACTTACAATTCCTACCAGCCCTGTTTTTATTATCAACCGTTTCTCATTAAACTCCTgtctttttttctttaaagATTCTAACCTTTTTTTGTCAGAGTCATTCTTCTTTTTCCTGTCTGAAGTGACCTCCACATGATCATTTTCATGTTTCTCTACAGGTTTTTCAGTGTTTACAACAGTTGGTGAAGCAATATGGACTTTGGGGTGGTCCAATCTTCTCTTTCTTGGGTTCAAATTTTCATTCAATTTTATAGTAGGATTTGTTTTCGGCAATTCTCTTGGAGCTTTCTGTAAATAATTGTACCAGGTATAATATAGAATTGAATATAATTGATTTCACCGGGCCATTAATTTTAAACAGGTTACAACAATATGCAGGTTGATCTATTAAGATAAAAGGAGATTATACAGTGGAGGTAGTAAATTCTCATTCTCACTTTAGCCTCTTCCTTTATTTGTACTTGCTGGCGCTCACGCTGCAGCCGCTCCAGGAAGCTCTCCCGCGCGCGCGTCACGTACACCTTGCTCCCTTTGAACTCCACCGACTGGAAGTGTTGTATACCTACATGTGAGTGGTAATATAGGTTAGTTTACAAGGTgcaacttttaaataaataatttactattGAATCCACTTACATGACTCTATGTTGGCATTGGACGCACAAATAGAAATAAAAGCGAATttattagatttattttgATCTCCAGGTTTAGATTTCAAGTCAATGTTGGTGATTTCGCCAAATGAACCAAATGCAGTCTTCAAGTCATCCTCTACGGTGATGTCTGGTAAATTTCCAACGAAGAGCCGTGTCGGGACGGCCattgtattaaattaatgttatttatccaatttaaataattttaaagatgttttttgtgttttaaaaaagtttacattttcattttcacgagtaaatataaatttatttgacagCTGACGCACGTGTTTGTGACATTTTAATAGTCTGTGTGAGCTGTCAGCAATATGGTCTTAGAATAATGTTTCTTGCGTTTGTTTTATTACTTCTTGATTTTTGTtaacacaccgggccaacgaacgccaacggttatcccaacaatggatattaacatacattatacagggcagattgcagaaacgaaggccaacgaaaaaCGCTTTATACACCGCACCTTATCGTTAGAGAAGTAGGTAGCTACTTATGTTCCTACGtagttttatttcaggtgaaTGTAAACACATTTAATCAAACTGTAAATATCTATGTAAACAATACaatctaaataacttattctaaacttaagaaaaattatgactaaaggtacagtgaaactataaagtcctgaaattaatgtttgaggaactaaaattttcaggagcctggcacctagcctaactataaacaaaaaaaaaagaaaataaataaataaaataaataaaactatgtgTCTTCGCTCCGGAACGCATCCGACGCAAAGGTCCCTAAGGCGCTGGCAGCGTTGCCTCGCTGTACAGCCAGAGAGATCCTCTGCATCAGAAAAGCTCCAGAGCGGATGTCTAGCCCGCATGTTCCTTGCACCGCACCAAGAACTAAGCCGTGCCCGATATTATTGGAACCGACATAGCATAGCAGTGAACGGTCACTGGAGCAAGGAAGTAGGTATGCGTGCACCGACACGACataagcgtcaattcacacgtaacgcaccacaaccacacctcgtcgcagcgacataatgtggtcaagctgtggttacgtgtgaatagtgtgacagcggctttttgcattTGCGTTGTgacagcgacaaaatgtcgatgtggttgtgtagtcgctgtcgttgcgatgtggtaaccacgtggtCGTATGCTGTTAAgtgtcaattcacacgtaccacaaccacaccacgtcgcagcgacataatgtggtcaagctgtggttacgtgtgaatcatgtgtgaataaagtgaacagcggcttttt
Protein-coding regions in this window:
- the LOC105398076 gene encoding 28S ribosomal protein S9, mitochondrial, whose protein sequence is MSSFIRLALRKVLPSGNNLKIANATYRFTATTPSSNDSLQLTDWETLNKKKKTSKAMKAYLERAKEHDEFMTRQRFEYDIGKRHLANMMGEDPETFTQKDVDRAIEYLFPSGIYDPAARPLMKPPEEIFPARKAAEFDEAGRPHHFLFYTSKPNFFKLLYDTVEEIQEAYRFEDNVLRKKATPDPNQKLDFNSSTWLTKDQLERLLVEPLTDVEYDNFKLAMERLASLPYAYRHKEFIEKYRKSLASQKFALEIPKPSYDDEGRAYVTTYECLRKKARGDVTIRSPGTGKITINGKDLTYFKDTQPREQVLFPLLFTDMHERVDIECNVEGGGPSGQSGAIRWGIAWGLRSFVDAEMLQKMQVAGLLTRDHRRRERKKPGQPGARKKPTWKKR
- the LOC105392913 gene encoding probable RNA-binding protein CG14230 isoform X2, with the protein product MAVPTRLFVGNLPDITVEDDLKTAFGSFGEITNIDLKSKPGDQNKSNKFAFISICASNANIESCIQHFQSVEFKGSKVYVTRARESFLERLQRERQQVQIKEEAKKAPRELPKTNPTIKLNENLNPRKRRLDHPKVHIASPTVVNTEKPVEKHENDHVEVTSDRKKKNDSDKKRLESLKKKRQEFNEKRLIIKTGLVGIDKVANKKTRFSDDEEDYSTVNGNSNTNNKPTNSKGKAQALFDDDDSDNEVNFEIKEQFEGKKGQKVLELQSKFKSDKRFVMDKRFIDNDEDDDDEDQQAAVNGHQEQDDEITVGQSDEKAKQLNILQDVLGIAIKSHSSDPDKEKKKSRSNLGMLRFDPMHPDHAKFLAPVEEQKQDLTKKSKKKKNKGEETEETPQPEPEKIEVSKEQFYTVTDTLKEAIKQPNTFSLRSLFKTSEQEDGSTDKQDQEDGYTPLEKKKESKIKNPLEPGERNPFQYDSSDSEPEDEVEKSETKPEQSQDVKAVWKEDFFFSPNDKRLEEGVAFFLNSSGNEVQKDRRELKTLMKKRLYKKDRREQSQMFKKKIGGKRNSNNKNFRRKT
- the LOC105392913 gene encoding probable RNA-binding protein CG14230 isoform X1, whose translation is MAVPTRLFVGNLPDITVEDDLKTAFGSFGEITNIDLKSKPGDQNKSNKFAFISICASNANIESCIQHFQSVEFKGSKVYVTRARESFLERLQRERQQVQIKEEAKKAPRELPKTNPTIKLNENLNPRKRRLDHPKVHIASPTVVNTEKPVEKHENDHVEVTSDRKKKNDSDKKRLESLKKKRQEFNEKRLIIKTGLVGIDKVANKKTRFSDDEEDYSTVNGNSNTNNKPTNSKGKAQALFDDDDSDNEVNFEIKEQFEGKKGQKVLELQSKFKSDKRFVMDKRFIDNDEDDDDEDQQAAVNGHQEQDDEITVGQSDEKAKQLNILQDVLGIAIKSHSSDPDKEKKKSRSNLGMLRFDPMHPDHAKFLAPVEEQKQDLTKKSKKKKNKGEETEETPQPEPEKIEVSKEQFYTVTDTLKEAIKQPNTFSLRSLFKTSEQEDGSSIDKQDQEDGYTPLEKKKESKIKNPLEPGERNPFQYDSSDSEPEDEVEKSETKPEQSQDVKAVWKEDFFFSPNDKRLEEGVAFFLNSSGNEVQKDRRELKTLMKKRLYKKDRREQSQMFKKKIGGKRNSNNKNFRRKT